One stretch of Comamonas testosteroni DNA includes these proteins:
- a CDS encoding plasmid replication/partition related protein has translation MELKIDEGLKAYIDPLTPDEHESLERSILAEGCRDSLVVWGDLLIDGHNRYGICRKHGLPFNTVQATQFKNMDDVHLWMIDQHLGRRSVSDFQRGVLALRKREIIAERRAAAAAAVNAAKAAQPASEEAPWEGETDPVVAQALASVAKVPDEALDTREALARAARLSAGQVKMIETIQEKAAPEVVAAVKAGELSLNAAAVVATLPEEEQQAVAAEGADALKQAAKRVRDAKKKPKAAKSETEESAEAAPAASPEELQARVTELEAENERLRLQVKTLQDLLAEQG, from the coding sequence ATGGAACTGAAGATTGACGAAGGCCTGAAGGCCTATATCGACCCTCTGACCCCGGACGAGCACGAATCGCTGGAGCGCAGCATCCTCGCCGAAGGCTGCCGCGACTCCCTGGTGGTCTGGGGCGATCTGCTCATCGACGGCCACAACCGCTACGGCATCTGCCGCAAGCACGGCCTGCCCTTCAACACCGTGCAGGCCACGCAGTTCAAGAACATGGATGACGTGCATCTGTGGATGATCGACCAGCATCTGGGCCGCCGCTCGGTCTCCGACTTCCAGCGCGGCGTGCTGGCGCTGCGCAAGCGCGAGATCATTGCCGAGCGACGCGCTGCCGCTGCAGCTGCCGTGAACGCTGCCAAGGCCGCACAGCCGGCCAGCGAGGAAGCCCCCTGGGAAGGCGAGACCGACCCCGTGGTGGCCCAGGCCCTGGCCAGCGTGGCCAAGGTGCCCGACGAAGCGCTGGACACGCGTGAAGCCCTGGCACGCGCCGCCCGCCTGTCGGCCGGCCAGGTCAAGATGATCGAGACCATCCAGGAAAAGGCAGCGCCCGAAGTCGTGGCTGCGGTCAAGGCCGGCGAACTCTCGCTCAACGCCGCTGCCGTGGTCGCCACCCTCCCCGAGGAAGAGCAGCAAGCCGTGGCCGCCGAAGGTGCCGACGCGCTCAAGCAGGCCGCCAAGCGCGTGCGCGATGCCAAGAAAAAGCCCAAGGCCGCCAAGTCCGAAACCGAAGAATCGGCAGAAGCCGCGCCAGCTGCCAGCCCCGAAGAGCTGCAGGCCCGCGTCACCGAGCTGGAAGCCGAGAACGAGCGCCTGCGCCTGCAGGTCAAGACCTTGCAGGACCTGCTGGCAGAACAGGGTTAA
- a CDS encoding IclR family transcriptional regulator, with translation MNENVCLPDEITRRKPSAGEESKTLSRGLAVMDAVLAGPQEGMRVVELCRQTGLERATIYRLLAALQEARYVTLVSRYRYGPGERWQALVPSSKQREDLAQRLAPVLAAISEGCGDAAFAVVRDGGLSHCIARHVGNYPIQILVIQVGTRQPLGVGAAGLALLSALADREVEAVLDVNAPALALYGGMTQQRLRLLVQATRERGWSLVGNHATQNVLAVGMPVCDASGDVLAGISVAASENRMPRERQRRVVQLMRKSLRAHGFDAF, from the coding sequence ATGAATGAAAACGTCTGCCTGCCGGACGAAATCACTAGGCGAAAACCCTCTGCAGGAGAGGAGAGCAAGACTTTGAGTCGTGGCCTGGCGGTTATGGATGCCGTGCTTGCCGGGCCGCAGGAGGGGATGCGTGTGGTCGAGCTGTGTCGACAGACAGGTCTTGAGCGGGCCACCATCTATCGTCTGCTGGCGGCATTGCAGGAGGCTCGCTATGTGACGCTGGTCTCACGTTATCGCTACGGGCCCGGCGAGCGCTGGCAGGCGCTGGTGCCCAGCAGCAAGCAACGCGAGGATCTGGCGCAGCGGCTTGCGCCTGTTCTTGCAGCCATCAGCGAAGGGTGTGGGGATGCTGCATTTGCCGTGGTACGCGATGGTGGTCTGTCCCACTGCATTGCGCGGCACGTGGGCAACTACCCCATCCAGATTCTGGTGATACAGGTGGGTACGCGCCAGCCCCTAGGGGTCGGGGCCGCCGGACTGGCGCTGCTCTCGGCACTGGCAGACCGAGAGGTGGAAGCGGTGCTCGACGTCAACGCGCCAGCGCTCGCGTTGTACGGCGGCATGACCCAGCAGCGCCTGAGACTGCTGGTGCAGGCAACGCGGGAGCGAGGCTGGTCACTGGTGGGCAACCATGCGACCCAGAATGTGCTGGCGGTGGGCATGCCGGTGTGCGATGCCAGCGGCGATGTGCTGGCAGGAATCAGCGTGGCTGCCTCCGAAAATCGCATGCCGCGCGAGCGCCAGCGCCGGGTCGTGCAGCTCATGCGCAAAAGCCTGCGCGCCCATGGCTTCGACGCGTTCTGA
- a CDS encoding Bug family tripartite tricarboxylate transporter substrate binding protein — MKQERHRRNICIAIAATLGPCLASAAPAVETSWPTKPIKLVVGYAAGGATDIVARLVANRMGMELGQSIIVDNRTGANSNVGAEIVARAPADGYSLYVYTIANTINASLYNKLGYDPVKDFEPVGLIAKIPNLLVVNPGLPIHSVQDYVRFAKNSSDGLTFASSGSGSSIHLSGEMFKMKTGLNMLHVPYRGSAPAVSDLLGGQVQSMFDNSPSSMPHVKAGKLRALAITSKERSPLLPDVPTLAESGFPGFEVQSWFGISAPAGTPQAVIKRLNTALNQTLKDPGIKQRLDELVATTAPGTPDDMRKFVTSELKSWSEVVKASGAKAN, encoded by the coding sequence ATGAAGCAGGAAAGGCATCGCAGAAACATCTGCATCGCCATCGCCGCAACGCTGGGCCCATGCCTGGCATCAGCGGCACCGGCCGTGGAAACCAGCTGGCCCACCAAGCCCATCAAACTTGTCGTCGGCTATGCGGCCGGCGGCGCTACCGATATCGTTGCGCGCCTTGTGGCCAACCGGATGGGCATGGAGCTGGGGCAGTCCATCATCGTGGACAACCGTACCGGCGCCAACAGCAACGTGGGCGCAGAAATCGTCGCCCGCGCTCCTGCCGACGGATACAGCCTGTATGTCTACACGATCGCCAACACCATCAACGCATCGCTGTACAACAAGCTGGGCTACGACCCCGTCAAGGACTTCGAGCCGGTAGGCCTGATCGCCAAGATTCCCAATCTGCTGGTGGTCAATCCGGGCCTGCCGATCCACTCGGTGCAGGACTACGTCAGGTTCGCGAAGAATTCCAGTGACGGCCTGACATTCGCCTCCTCGGGCAGCGGCTCCTCCATCCATCTCTCCGGCGAGATGTTCAAGATGAAGACCGGGCTGAACATGCTGCATGTTCCCTACCGGGGCAGTGCGCCAGCCGTCTCCGACCTGCTTGGCGGGCAGGTGCAGTCCATGTTCGACAACTCGCCCTCGTCCATGCCGCATGTGAAGGCAGGAAAGCTGCGCGCACTGGCCATTACCAGCAAGGAGCGCTCCCCCTTGCTGCCCGATGTGCCGACCTTGGCCGAATCCGGCTTCCCCGGCTTCGAAGTGCAGTCCTGGTTTGGCATTTCCGCTCCGGCTGGCACGCCGCAAGCCGTCATCAAGCGTCTGAACACCGCACTCAACCAGACGCTGAAAGACCCCGGCATCAAGCAAAGACTGGATGAACTGGTCGCAACCACGGCACCGGGAACGCCCGACGACATGCGCAAATTCGTCACCAGCGAACTCAAGAGCTGGAGCGAGGTCGTGAAGGCATCGGGCGCCAAGGCGAACTAA
- a CDS encoding class I adenylate-forming enzyme family protein encodes MYPIDFFWRAVQRWPQRIAIDTPREQLSFEQLAQQVCATASGLLALDPRPQSRVAICATNSAEHIVALLAVLACGKVWVPLNPKSTQSEIRRITDIVDASILIVEAGYEDLVSDARARRILIGTAEAEQPTLAQLISRHAGAPIPSFDLHEDATQAIKFTGGTTGAPKGVMQPYRAWMANIVNQIHAWSFDEQDRYVMAAPITHGTSTYVLPILAQGGCHVIMDGSGAQAVRDTFKHRGGTVCFMPPTLVYMLMGLQGTTRADFPHLKRLIYGGAPMPPEKIREVRNFFGPVLGTTYGQTEAPQILTVMRPEDFEHEANWAAVGRRTWYSDVAIMSPEGRLLETGEVGEVVARGPLVMTGYWNLPEKTAETLVDGWLHTGDRGMFDERGYLYLKDRLKDMVITGGFNVYPIEVENALAQHPAVHECAVFGIPDDKWGESVQAAVQLRPHQQATEADLAAFLRERIGPVQTPKRIHFMSELPRSPVGKVLKNAVRDLAIANGSNT; translated from the coding sequence ATGTATCCCATCGATTTCTTCTGGCGCGCGGTGCAGCGCTGGCCGCAGCGCATCGCCATCGACACGCCGCGTGAGCAGTTGAGCTTCGAACAGCTGGCACAGCAGGTCTGTGCCACGGCCAGCGGATTGCTGGCGCTGGACCCCAGGCCGCAATCGCGCGTGGCCATCTGCGCCACCAACAGCGCCGAGCATATCGTTGCACTTCTGGCTGTGCTGGCCTGCGGCAAGGTGTGGGTGCCTCTGAACCCCAAGAGCACGCAATCCGAGATCCGCCGCATCACGGACATCGTCGACGCCAGCATTCTGATCGTAGAAGCTGGCTACGAGGATCTGGTCAGCGACGCACGGGCTCGGCGCATCCTGATCGGCACGGCCGAGGCAGAGCAGCCCACTCTGGCACAGCTGATATCCCGGCACGCAGGTGCACCGATTCCAAGCTTCGATCTGCACGAAGACGCAACGCAAGCCATCAAGTTCACGGGAGGCACCACCGGAGCGCCCAAAGGGGTGATGCAGCCCTACCGGGCGTGGATGGCCAACATCGTCAACCAGATCCATGCCTGGTCATTCGATGAACAGGACCGCTATGTCATGGCCGCCCCCATCACCCACGGCACCTCGACCTATGTGCTTCCTATTCTTGCGCAGGGCGGCTGCCACGTGATCATGGACGGTTCCGGCGCGCAGGCGGTGCGCGACACGTTCAAGCACCGTGGCGGCACGGTGTGCTTCATGCCGCCAACCCTGGTGTACATGCTGATGGGACTGCAAGGCACGACGCGCGCCGACTTCCCTCACCTCAAGCGCCTGATCTACGGCGGCGCACCGATGCCCCCGGAAAAGATTCGCGAAGTCCGGAATTTCTTCGGCCCCGTGCTCGGCACCACCTACGGACAGACCGAAGCCCCCCAGATTCTGACCGTGATGCGACCCGAGGACTTCGAGCACGAAGCCAACTGGGCCGCCGTCGGACGACGCACCTGGTACAGCGACGTGGCCATCATGTCTCCCGAAGGCCGCTTGCTTGAAACCGGCGAGGTGGGCGAGGTCGTCGCGCGCGGGCCGCTGGTGATGACCGGGTACTGGAACTTGCCCGAGAAGACGGCAGAGACGCTGGTCGACGGCTGGTTGCACACCGGCGACCGCGGCATGTTCGACGAACGCGGCTACCTCTATCTGAAGGATCGCCTGAAGGACATGGTGATCACGGGCGGCTTCAACGTCTACCCGATCGAGGTCGAGAACGCCCTCGCCCAGCACCCGGCCGTGCATGAATGCGCCGTCTTCGGCATTCCTGACGACAAATGGGGCGAAAGCGTCCAGGCGGCAGTGCAGCTGCGGCCTCACCAACAGGCCACCGAGGCCGATCTCGCGGCCTTTCTACGCGAACGGATCGGCCCTGTCCAAACCCCGAAACGCATCCACTTCATGAGCGAACTGCCGCGCTCTCCCGTGGGCAAGGTTCTCAAGAATGCCGTGCGCGACCTGGCCATTGCCAACGGCAGCAACACCTGA
- a CDS encoding citryl-CoA lyase, which translates to MNPRKKPPTTSLCTHTLTSLTYGDADLVQDLMGKKTFTEVMLMQILGRSPRPVDLRITDVVLIVLMEHGLTPSAIATRVVYMSAPENLQGAVSAGLLAVGSSFVGTMENCSGLLDRIIAASSPMEEARSIASHYQSQKSPVPGFGHHLHKPVDPRAYKLLEMGREEADLKGDRIRALEMLSKAVDESAGRAITINATGAVAALLGEIGVPTRIMRGFAVISRAAGLVAHIAEEQQNPSGRFIWETVEHAIAYVSPGAAGEQ; encoded by the coding sequence ATGAACCCAAGGAAAAAGCCCCCCACCACCAGCCTGTGCACGCATACGCTCACCAGCCTGACTTACGGCGATGCCGATCTCGTGCAGGACCTCATGGGCAAGAAGACCTTCACGGAGGTGATGCTCATGCAGATCCTCGGACGCAGCCCACGCCCCGTGGACCTGCGCATCACCGATGTGGTGCTGATCGTGCTGATGGAGCATGGACTCACTCCAAGTGCCATTGCCACCCGCGTCGTCTACATGAGCGCACCGGAGAATCTGCAGGGAGCCGTCTCTGCGGGCCTGCTGGCCGTGGGCAGCTCGTTTGTCGGCACCATGGAGAACTGCTCGGGACTGCTCGACCGCATCATCGCAGCCTCCAGCCCCATGGAGGAAGCCCGCAGCATCGCCAGCCACTACCAGTCGCAGAAGTCGCCCGTCCCCGGATTCGGACACCATCTTCACAAGCCGGTCGACCCCCGCGCCTACAAGCTGCTGGAGATGGGACGCGAGGAGGCGGATCTGAAAGGTGACAGGATTCGCGCCCTGGAGATGCTGTCCAAGGCCGTGGACGAAAGTGCCGGCCGCGCGATCACCATCAATGCCACGGGCGCCGTGGCTGCCCTGCTGGGGGAGATCGGTGTACCCACCCGCATCATGCGCGGGTTCGCCGTGATCTCGCGCGCGGCAGGACTGGTTGCGCATATCGCCGAAGAGCAGCAGAACCCTTCGGGCCGATTCATCTGGGAAACCGTCGAGCATGCCATTGCATACGTAAGCCCTGGTGCGGCAGGGGAGCAGTGA
- a CDS encoding SDR family NAD(P)-dependent oxidoreductase, with product MSGTTPDAAPPLRALLDLTGRTVAVAGGGSIAPGWSIGRASCITYARQGATVCVMDRDLDSAKETVQLIEAEGGSAFAYQADMAREEDIFSAFRDMAARHQAIDVLHHNVGIGKTGGPLETSAEDLDRIHSVNVKSLMLSCQAVLPAMVQRGCGSIISIASVAGLRYLGYPHLAYCTTKAAVIQMTRMIAQQYAPHGIRANTVVPGLIDTPRVSANVAHMFSDSLDEAKAERARQVPLQRMGTAWEVANVCAFLASDAASYITGTEIVADGGLTGKYV from the coding sequence ATGTCCGGCACCACTCCCGATGCTGCGCCACCTTTGCGCGCACTGCTTGATCTGACTGGCCGCACGGTCGCCGTCGCCGGTGGCGGCTCCATCGCTCCTGGCTGGAGCATCGGTCGCGCATCGTGCATCACCTATGCACGACAGGGAGCGACGGTATGCGTGATGGACCGCGATCTTGACTCTGCCAAGGAGACCGTGCAACTGATCGAGGCCGAAGGTGGCAGCGCCTTTGCCTATCAGGCCGACATGGCGCGCGAAGAGGACATCTTCTCGGCCTTCAGAGACATGGCTGCCAGGCACCAGGCCATCGACGTGCTCCATCACAACGTGGGCATAGGCAAGACGGGTGGACCGCTGGAAACCAGCGCAGAGGACCTGGACCGCATTCACAGCGTGAACGTGAAAAGCCTCATGCTGAGCTGCCAGGCCGTGCTGCCTGCGATGGTGCAGCGCGGCTGCGGCAGCATCATCTCGATCGCATCGGTTGCGGGACTGCGCTATCTCGGCTATCCGCATCTGGCCTATTGCACAACCAAGGCCGCTGTCATCCAGATGACGCGCATGATTGCGCAGCAGTATGCGCCGCACGGAATTCGGGCCAACACGGTCGTGCCCGGCCTGATCGATACGCCGCGCGTGAGCGCCAATGTGGCACATATGTTCTCCGACAGCCTGGACGAGGCCAAGGCTGAGCGGGCACGGCAGGTGCCGCTGCAGCGCATGGGGACTGCGTGGGAAGTGGCGAACGTCTGCGCCTTCCTGGCTTCGGATGCCGCCAGCTACATCACGGGCACGGAAATCGTCGCCGACGGCGGCTTGACCGGAAAGTACGTCTGA
- a CDS encoding Bug family tripartite tricarboxylate transporter substrate binding protein has product MNFNRREWLQAAGAGSAGALLSGLGLPALAQAPLENLNIITGFAAGGTSDAICRRVGTKLAAYAKAVVVENRTGAGGQIAINYVKGRPADGSVMLQTPTSMLTIYPHIYKKLGYDPVADLTPVTVGCIFDFGFAVGPMVPASVTTVPEFFAWAKTHPDGASFGSPAAGSTPHFVGALLGQQAGVDFKHVGYRGSQPALMDMMGGNIAAVSCPVGDAMQHAASGKMRLLGVSGAKRNRFMPKVPTYTEQGYKNMAHSEWFGFFLPARAKPDQVERLNAQMRQALASPDVVDSLAVFGLEAMSSSPAELATLIKEDLAKWAPIVKQVGFTAEA; this is encoded by the coding sequence ATGAACTTCAACCGCCGTGAATGGCTGCAGGCCGCAGGTGCGGGCAGCGCGGGAGCGCTGCTTTCGGGCCTTGGCCTGCCCGCGCTGGCCCAGGCGCCGCTCGAGAATCTGAACATCATCACCGGCTTCGCGGCCGGTGGTACCTCGGACGCCATCTGCCGCCGCGTGGGCACCAAGCTCGCCGCCTATGCCAAGGCAGTGGTGGTGGAGAACCGTACGGGCGCGGGCGGGCAGATCGCCATCAACTACGTCAAGGGCCGTCCGGCCGATGGCTCGGTGATGCTGCAGACGCCCACCTCCATGCTCACCATCTACCCGCATATCTACAAGAAGCTGGGCTACGACCCCGTGGCCGATCTCACGCCCGTCACCGTGGGCTGCATCTTCGACTTCGGCTTTGCCGTCGGCCCCATGGTGCCGGCCAGCGTGACCACCGTGCCCGAGTTCTTCGCCTGGGCCAAGACCCATCCCGACGGTGCCAGTTTCGGCTCGCCTGCCGCGGGCTCCACGCCGCACTTCGTCGGCGCCCTGCTGGGCCAGCAGGCGGGCGTGGACTTCAAGCACGTGGGCTATCGCGGCTCGCAGCCTGCGCTCATGGACATGATGGGCGGCAACATCGCTGCAGTGAGCTGCCCCGTGGGCGACGCCATGCAGCACGCGGCCAGCGGCAAGATGCGCCTGCTGGGCGTGAGCGGTGCCAAGCGCAACCGCTTCATGCCCAAGGTGCCCACCTATACCGAGCAGGGCTACAAGAACATGGCCCACAGCGAGTGGTTCGGCTTCTTCCTGCCAGCCAGGGCCAAGCCCGATCAGGTGGAGCGGCTCAACGCACAGATGCGCCAGGCCCTGGCCAGCCCCGATGTGGTCGACAGCCTGGCCGTGTTCGGCCTGGAAGCCATGTCGTCCTCACCCGCCGAGCTGGCGACGCTGATCAAGGAAGATCTGGCCAAGTGGGCGCCCATCGTCAAGCAGGTGGGTTTCACGGCCGAGGCCTGA
- the ilvD gene encoding dihydroxy-acid dehydratase — protein MIDSRSTDPQAAASGPAEPSDSSVPSSAPGLRSAIVHRGTLRASARSFLHALGQDDEEIARPHVGVFHTGGEMSPCNMNLRDQAQHAKTGIYAGGGMPHECPVVSVSDGLTMAHSGMRFSLISRELIADSVEASVRGHQWDGIFAVGACDKNLPGLMMAMVRCNVPSVFVHGGSALPGQMPGSVSGRDLNVVDTYETIGKVLAGTSTLQELNTVTRSCLPSAGACAGQFTANTMGMVSEALGLAPIGSSMVPAVFSERAPLMRRAGRQLMEMVWASARGEAVLPRDIVTRKALENACAVVCATGGSTNAALHLPAIAHEAGIRFHLDDVAEIFARTPLIADLKPGGRFLARDVYYIGGAAVILHTLLEQGLLHGDALTFTGRTLAEEVADAAEPDGEVVRKAGNPISADGGLTVLKGNLCPDGALLKTAGLKTLVHRGPARVFDSEEQAQDAVQAMAYESGDVLVIRNEGPKGSPGMREMLGITALLYGQGMGDKVALLTDGRFSGATRGLCIGYAGPEAADGGPIAALQDGDIIAIDARAGARSITVELEPAVITARLEAARVSRARQRPLGGLLEKYALTVRPAHQGAVTHSGAVTWLRDSK, from the coding sequence ATGATTGATTCCCGCTCCACCGATCCCCAGGCCGCTGCCAGCGGCCCCGCTGAACCCTCCGACTCCTCCGTGCCATCCTCCGCCCCGGGCCTGCGCTCGGCCATCGTGCACCGCGGCACCTTGCGCGCCAGCGCGCGCAGCTTTCTGCATGCGCTGGGCCAGGACGATGAGGAGATCGCACGCCCGCATGTGGGCGTGTTCCATACGGGCGGGGAGATGAGTCCCTGCAATATGAATCTCCGCGACCAGGCCCAGCATGCCAAGACCGGCATCTATGCGGGCGGCGGCATGCCGCACGAGTGCCCTGTGGTCTCGGTCAGCGACGGCCTGACCATGGCGCATTCGGGCATGCGCTTTTCGCTGATCTCGCGCGAGTTGATCGCCGACAGCGTGGAGGCCTCGGTGCGCGGCCACCAGTGGGACGGCATCTTTGCCGTGGGCGCCTGCGACAAGAACCTGCCGGGACTGATGATGGCCATGGTGCGCTGCAATGTGCCCAGCGTCTTCGTGCATGGCGGCTCGGCCCTGCCCGGGCAGATGCCGGGCAGCGTCTCGGGGCGCGATCTCAACGTGGTCGATACCTACGAGACCATAGGCAAGGTGCTGGCCGGCACCTCCACCCTGCAGGAGCTGAACACTGTCACGCGCTCCTGCCTGCCCTCGGCCGGGGCCTGCGCCGGGCAGTTCACGGCGAACACCATGGGCATGGTCAGCGAGGCCCTGGGCCTGGCGCCCATAGGCTCCAGCATGGTGCCGGCCGTGTTCAGCGAACGCGCGCCGCTGATGCGCCGCGCGGGCCGCCAGCTGATGGAAATGGTCTGGGCCAGCGCCAGGGGCGAGGCCGTGCTGCCGCGCGACATCGTCACGCGCAAGGCCCTGGAGAACGCCTGCGCCGTGGTCTGTGCCACGGGGGGCTCCACGAATGCGGCCCTGCATCTGCCGGCGATCGCGCATGAGGCCGGCATACGCTTTCACCTCGACGACGTGGCCGAGATCTTCGCGCGCACGCCGCTGATCGCCGACCTCAAGCCCGGTGGCCGCTTCCTGGCACGCGATGTCTACTACATCGGCGGTGCGGCCGTCATCCTGCACACCCTGCTGGAGCAGGGCCTGCTGCATGGCGACGCGCTCACCTTCACGGGCCGCACGCTGGCCGAGGAAGTGGCCGATGCCGCCGAGCCCGACGGCGAAGTGGTGCGCAAGGCCGGCAACCCGATCTCGGCCGACGGCGGGCTCACGGTGCTCAAGGGCAATCTGTGCCCGGACGGTGCCCTGCTCAAGACCGCAGGGCTCAAGACCCTGGTACACCGCGGTCCGGCCCGCGTCTTCGACTCCGAGGAGCAGGCGCAGGACGCCGTGCAGGCCATGGCCTACGAGAGCGGTGATGTGCTGGTGATACGCAACGAAGGTCCCAAGGGCAGCCCCGGCATGCGGGAGATGCTGGGCATCACTGCCTTGCTCTATGGCCAGGGCATGGGCGACAAGGTGGCACTGCTTACCGACGGGCGCTTCTCGGGCGCCACGCGGGGCCTGTGCATAGGCTATGCGGGGCCGGAGGCCGCTGACGGTGGGCCGATCGCCGCGCTGCAGGACGGCGACATCATCGCCATCGATGCGCGGGCCGGCGCGCGCAGCATCACGGTGGAGCTGGAGCCCGCTGTCATCACCGCACGGCTGGAAGCCGCCCGGGTCAGCCGCGCGCGCCAGCGACCCTTGGGCGGTCTGCTGGAGAAATACGCGCTGACCGTGCGCCCCGCCCACCAGGGCGCGGTCACGCATTCGGGGGCGGTGACCTGGCTGCGCGACAGCAAGTGA